AACAGGCATCAGCTAATGCATCCATCGCCTCCCCCATGAACAGCACACGATCGCGGCGTTTGCCTCGATAGAAATCAGCAATCTTGATTTTCGCTATCCATAAGGCCCAGGGAAGAAAGGGCCGCGAGTTATCATACTCGTCATATCGCAACGCCACTTCAGCTGCGACTTCCTGAAGTAGATCTTCAGCGTCACTAAACTGAGGCGTTGATGCCACTACGAAAGCCATGAGTGAAGGTTGTACTTTCACCCAATTCCGCGCTAACTCTGCTCGACTTTGCGCAGAATCGGTCTGAAGTGTTGTTGTTTGTGTCGCATCCATCGGGCACATGCGTCTTTTCTTTTAGCAGTTAATTTTATTATCTAAGTTTTCAGATAATCGAATCAACGAAGATTGACTCTGGACTGAAAACTGTAAACTGACAACGAAGTAATAGCAATATTTTATATTGTAGTAGAATCTATTAAGAATTGATGAAGATCGTGAAGAAGTTTGAATCAATCAAATAAAAACTTGAGTTTCAAACGATTTTGCGTTTTTTTGAAATTAGTTGTTAACGTTTTGGGGTCTTCTGCGATATACAATTGAGGGCAAGCTCCCGTGTTGAGAAAACAGGGTCGCAAAATGGTCCCAGGACTATTGAAACGCAATATGTACAAAACAATTGCTTAAACACGTGCCCCTTGATTTGCGTCGAAAAAGAGGTCAAGTCAAAAGAGACGCCTGTATTTTCCGTAACGCAAGCGC
This genomic interval from Gimesia alba contains the following:
- a CDS encoding sigma-70 family RNA polymerase sigma factor; this translates as MCPMDATQTTTLQTDSAQSRAELARNWVKVQPSLMAFVVASTPQFSDAEDLLQEVAAEVALRYDEYDNSRPFLPWALWIAKIKIADFYRGKRRDRVLFMGEAMDALADACSRVQQLMTEERDLLEYCLDQLTERSRRLLGLRYSDDLKPKQIATELGTSTGSVRVTLSRIRTTLMDCVQKRASGEANVGN